Part of the Salmo salar chromosome ssa10, Ssal_v3.1, whole genome shotgun sequence genome is shown below.
cgggccatggattatcactggaggcatcgggccatggattatcactggaggcttcgggccatggattatcactggaggcttcgggccatggatcatcactggaggcttcggatcatggatcatcactggaggcttcggatcatggatcatcactgaaggcttcggatcatggatcatcactggaggcatacattttttacatttacattcttacgtggagctggaatcggtctcaccgaactggggagacgcactggagaccgggtgcgcagagcaggcacagggtatactgggccgtggaggcacactggaggtctggagctaagggctggcacaacccatcctggctggatggttacattagcccggcaaatgcggggcgctggcacaggacaaactgggctgtgaaggcgcactggcgacacagtgcgtagaactgGCACAGtatatactgggctgtggagacccaattggaggtctggagcatatggctggcacaacccgacctggctggatgctcagttttgcccggcaagtgcggggcgctggcacaggacgaactgggctgtgaaggcgtactggcgacacagtgcgtaaagctggcgcaggatatcctggacagaggaggcgcactggagaccaggagcgctgagccggcacaatccatcctggctgaatgccccctctagcacggcaaatgcggggcgcaggcacagatcgcaccgggctatgaatgcgcactggcgatatagtgcgcatcacagcataactcggtgcctgactggtcatcTGCTCcctacggtaagcacggggagttggctcaggtctgaacCCTGATTTAGCCAATCTCTCCGTGTGCCCCCCCGCCAAAAAAAGtgtggctgcctctcgtgcttgcctcgttgccgtgctagttcctgaTCTCGTtgccgctctgctctcgctgcctccacctgttcccatgggaggcgatcccatccagcctggatcccctcccacgtccaggatcccttgcaGTCCAGGATGTCTTCCCAGGTCCATGTCTCCTGACCACGCTGTTTGGTtcttttgtggtgggatcttctgtgacgatcgtcgtaaggaggagatcaaggtgcagcgtggtaagtgctcatgattaataatttattataactcagaacactaaatcaaaacaaaaaacaaaggaacaagaacgtcacgttctgcaggctttactgagctgtacaaaaacaagatcccacaactgaaggaaagaaaaaggctgcctaagtatgattcccaatcagagataacgatagacagctgcctttgattaggaaccatactctgcTAAACACAAAGTAAttgaaaacatagaatgcccaccccatgtcacaccctgacctaaccaaactagaggaaataaaacgtctctcacacgtcagggcgtgacaattataGTAATGTTCACACTATCCAATCAATAAACAGGTACTGGGGATGTTACTGTACCTCTCCCTTTGTGAATAGCAACATTCCAAACATGGTGAAGACACAAAGGTGGAGAACCACTACTAAGATCAAactggagagaagaagaaagcCCTATAGTCAGCCAAAATGAAGGACCTTATGCATTTCTGTATTCACTAATCATTTGACTCAATTCAATACCATTACCTTGTTATTTCTGGTATTGTTCTTTTGATGCATTTCAACGTCTTCTTCATCAATTATGAGTTGTGAAGAGGAAAATGGCCGAAGAAGTTTTCTGATTCTCATAGTCTATGACACAAATGATGCAAAACATATCAGGACAGAAGAATCAGATGACCTTTCTACTTCATGAAACAAGCTTACTAAGTGTTGTACACTcaatatactgtagaatagaatagaatatgatTACATGAAAAAGCATATcaaggtcccagaggagagattATAAAGGGGTTGTCACAATTGTTgtcggtagaaatggaccaaaacgcagcaggtacgtgaatgctcatcttgatttttaattaatctcaaaaatgaccatacaaaataacaaaacacgaacactcgacaaataaacagtctggtaaggcacaaggctatacacagaataatcacccacaaatcacacatacaaacacaccctaatatatggaactctcaatcaaaggcagatagacaacacctgccttcaactgagagtcccaaccccaatcaaccaaacatagaaacacacaacctagactaaccatagaatactaaacataaaccaaaacccggaattactaaatcaaaacCCTTTACataaaacacaccaccccgaaccacataaaacaaataccccctgccacgccctgaccaaactacaaaacaattaaccttatatactggccaggacgtgacagtacccccccataaaggtgctaccccagaagcaccttaacaaaaaaataatcccaagcaacaccaacaaaaagtccccttttctaaagggagggaagggagggtggctgccgtcaacgacggcactgtgctacacccccctccccaacccacctatttctggaggtggctctggctccggccgttccaggctgtcgggccactctggcatcgccgggggcagtcggggcagtctggcaattcgggagagtctgggcagtctggcaattcgggacagtctgggcagtctggccactccggcagttcagggcagtctggccactccggcagttcagggcagtctggccactccggcagttcagggcagtctggccactccggcagttcagggcagtctggccactccggcagttcagggcagtctggccactccggcagttcagggcagtctggccactccggcagttcagggcagtctggccactccggcagttcagggcagtctggccactccggcagttcagggcagtctggccactccggcagttcagggcagtctggccactccggcagttcagggcagtctggccactccggcagttcagggcagtctggccactccggcagttcagcgcagtctggccactccggcagttcagcgcagtctggccactccggcagttcagcgcagtctggccactccggcagttcagcgcagtctggccactccggcagttcagcgcagtctggccactccggcagttcagcgcagtctgaccactccggcagttcagcgcagtctgaccactccggcagttcagcgcagctctgaccactccggcagtgtTGCACTGGCGCtggggcagctctgacgactgttgactggcgggcgctctgcgagactgttgactggcgggcagctctggcgatgactgttgactggcgggcagctctgacgatgactgttgactggcgggcagctctggcgatgactgttgactggcgggcagctctgacgatgactgttgactggcgggcagctctgacgatgactgttgactggcgggcagctctggcgatgactgttgactggcgggcagctctgacgatgactgttgactggcgggcagctctgacgatgactgttgactggcgggcagctctgatgatgactgttgactggcgggcagctctgatgaagactgttgactggcgaggctgggttgacgcacttgtagcctggtgcgtggtgctggtactgggattaccagattatgtacacgcacctccaggctagtgcggggagcgggaacaggacgagtcggactgggttgacgcacttccgggtccgcacgagagacaggagctggaaacccagggctatggaggcgcacagccggtctagatcttacctcctgcacaacccgccttggctggatggaactagtagccctgtacgagcggggtgctcgtacagggcagactgggctgtgcaggggcctgatggtagccgtgcgtagagcgggagttgggtagcctggtcctcggaggcgtaccggcgaccagatgcgctgcgcaggcatcctcctaccaggctggatgcccgctctagcacggcacctgcgaggggctggaataacgcgcaccggactgtgcgtgcgtatgggtgagatagtgcgctcctcagcgaaacatagcgctctccaccccatacgctcctccatataaccacgagtagctggcttccggctcttcttacgcctagccaaactacccgtgtgcccccccccaaaattttcttgggggtgcctctcgtgcttctccttcagcgcgtacttggcctcgtaccaccgcctctctgccttggctgcctcaatttccccctgcgggcgtcgataatccccagcctgatgccagggtccggccccgtccagaacttcctcccaagtccacttctcccgccagtccaactcgaactccgtctgctccttcctctgctgcttggtcctttggtggtgggtgattctgtcacaattgttgtcggtagaaatggaccaaaacgcagcaggtacgtgaatgctcatcttgatttttaattaatctcaaaaatgaccatacaaaataacaaaacacgaacactcgacaaataaacagtctggtaaggcacaaggctatacacagaataatcacccacaaatcacacatacaaacacaccctaatatatggaactctcaatcaaaggcagatagacaacacctgccttcaactgagagtcccaaccccaatcaaccaaacatagaaacacacaacctagactaaccatagaatactaaacataaaccaaaacccggaattactaaatcaaaaccctttacacaaaacacaccaccccgaaccacataaaacaaataccccctgccacgccctgaccaaactacaaaacaattaaccttatatactggccaggacgtgacaggggtaTACATGTGACTTTGCTTACGTCATCACAAGCCATGTTCAAGGTCAAGGTCCGGTCAGTGACAGACACTGAGATGACCACCATGTAGCCCACCAGCCATTTACACTTCAAAAACTCCTCATGACGTATCAGGAACCTCTACAAAAAGAGTAAGGGGGAATCCCTTCCAACAAATAGGCTACTGATCCTCACAGCAGTAAATTAAGATGTCATGTAGCCTATGATGTGCCTACtaatctacactcttagaaaaaagggttccaaaagggatcTTAGGCTGTCCCTatagtagaaccctttttggtgccaTGTAGAACTATTTTCGGttcaaggtagaacccttttcagtcccaggtagaaccctttttggttccatgaaGAACCATTTGGGGTTTCATGTGGAATCCTCTGTGGAAAGAGTTGTACATGGAATctaaaaggttctacctggaaccaaaatggttcttcctggaaccaaaaatagttcttcagagggttctcctatggggacagtcgaagaaccattttagttttttttctaagagtgtatgaaaTTGATTGAGAAATGTACTCAAAAGCTGCATAACCATGACATTACACATGATCAATAGATATCTGATGATAACGGAATAatatgttatattaatagtatttGTTTAATAGTATTAAGGTATTACAGAGTGTAGTAATAGTTTTATTTGGTGGTTCACTACATCAGAAGTAGATTTAGAGTGTATATTACCTTAACGATGAGGTGGAACGTGAATATGAGAAGGCAGATGATCTCGATGCCCTTGGTGAGGCCACATGGGGGTTCCCAGAgggtgtgtttagaacacaggccAGAAGTCACAGACAGGGAGGAGGGCCTCGCAATGAAGGCCAGGGCCAGGATGACAAATATCACCACATTCAGGCCCCTGAGGGCACAGAAGAAAACTGTTATGGGTTATAACTAATATGAAACAAGAACAGTAGACATTTcatgtcctgtactgtagggctgTAGATAGCCTACACTAGAAAgtaacatgactagaacacacTTTTCACCAAGCAGATTGTGTGTCCGGATCTATCCATTTTATAATGATTTACTCATTGTACTTACTTACTAAAGAAAGCATTAACTATTTTTACtgtcaataaataaaaaaagttaagTAGATATGGTAAGAGCAGTAatcaagagagaaacagagctgcTATACatgaacaaatatatatatttattattgacAGAGCCTGGAGTAGTACCATCTGTAAAGTCCTATTGATCTTGGGTCCATGTGATGGTTGATAGATCGATACTACTACTAtaaggaatgtaaacaaatgtacTACAAAAGTGTTGATAAACAAAGTAATGTACAGAAACTGTATTTAAAAAGCAGCTCATGGTGGAAAATAGCAAGTTATTCCTAAATGTACAGCATCTTCGTTGAGGACCACAGCCTGTTGAATGTACAGCTCCTCATCTGTTGGAAAGGGAAACATGGGGAGAACATGGGTTTAATTGAATGATAGGGTTACTAGGCATTTTGTTGTTCTGATAGTGCTGtacatgtagtgttgtgtctctcttgttgttctGATAGTGCTGTACATGACTGTCGGTGTGCTTCACTTCGGCGAGGCGCTAAACATTCGGACTAAGGCACTTCACTCTGAAAGAGTCATAGTGAAAGTGAACCTACCTCACCAGCAATGAAAACACAGTACCTAGAGAAAGATTCATAGTGAAAGTGAACTTTCCTCACCAGTAATGAATACACAGTAACTAGAGAAAGATTCATAGTGAAAGTGAACTTTCCTCACCAGTAATGAATACACAGTAACTAGAGAAAGATTCATAGTGAAAGTGAACTTTCCTCACCAGTAATGAATACACAGTAACTAGAGAAAGATTCATAGTGAAAGTGCACTTACCTCAACAGTAATGAAAACACAGTAACTAGAGAAAGATTCATAGTGAAAGTGAACCTACCTCACCAGCAATGAAAACACAGTACCTAGAGAAAGATTCATAGTGAAAGTGAACCTACCTCACCAGTAATGAAAACACAGTAACTATAGAAAGAGCCATAGTTAAAGTGAACAATGTCAAGTCAGTGGGAGAAACAAGCTGTTTCAGTGCCTGTGTAAGCCCACTGTATTTCTAGAGAAAGAGCTGCACAAAGGAAAGGTAGATCTAGCCAGAAACACAACACTCAATTGAAAGTTGAGACACAAGTTGGTATGTTTTtacacagagagagtagagagatgaagTCACCCAGTTT
Proteins encoded:
- the LOC123724517 gene encoding two pore channel protein 2-like, whose amino-acid sequence is MDPRSIGLYRWGLNVVIFVILALAFIARPSSLSVTSGLCSKHTLWEPPCGLTKGIEIICLLIFTFHLIVKRFLIRHEEFLKCKWLVGYMVVISVSVTDRTLTLNMACDDTMRIRKLLRPFSSSQLIIDEEDVEMHQKNNTRNNKVMVLN